In the Gossypium raimondii isolate GPD5lz chromosome 9, ASM2569854v1, whole genome shotgun sequence genome, one interval contains:
- the LOC105799091 gene encoding thionin-like protein 2 encodes MEKRGVSVSWVSCLVVLGVLVGQSTAQLMPFGICYASCFATCTLGGGGSPAPCSLQCLKNCLLTKSTVGGGTVKDTLSFCKLGCASALCSNFSTSDNPASNKVGNCVDGCSATCAKKNL; translated from the exons ATGGAGAAAAGAGGAGTTTCAGTTTCATGGGTGAGTTGTTTGGTGGTGTTGGGGGTTTTAGTTGGGCAATCCACCGCTCAACTCATGCCGTTTGGGATCTGCTATGCCTCTTGCTTTGCTACGTGCACCCTAGGAGGCGGCGGCAGCCCCGCCCCTTGCTCTCTCCAATGCCTTAAGAACTGCCTCCTTACCAAATCCACCGTCGGCGGCGGCACTGTCAAAGACACTCTCTCCTTCTGCAAGCTTGGCTGTGCCTCCGCCTTGTGCTCGAATTTCAGCACCAGTGACAACCCTG CTTCAAACAAAGTTGGAAATTGTGTGGATGGTTGCTCAGCGACATGCGCCAAGAAGAACTTATGA
- the LOC128031910 gene encoding ankyrin repeat-containing protein BDA1-like, whose translation MDERLRTAARAGNVSDVYTLIQRDGNALRCFDEVEFIETPLHVAAEEGCIGFAMEMMNLKPSFARKLNQQGLSPIHIAVKRGYKEMVLRFLEIDKGLARVKGKKGKTPLHILSKAGNPDGLVDRFLEVCPESIRNVTTTNRTALHIAAERNRLDVFQVLIETLKKQNYCQEVMNRKDEDGNTALHIAAINNQPQMLKLLLECKADKHETNEAGLTALEAAHQQNNIESISILREVSNFRYKLKKQIDKYGSKVSSLIFDNIDNISSEDRSALLVVLGLLLTTTYQVTLSPPGGVWQGGDRFQNIPGKSVMDQTSFLNFFVPTYVVFIATFFLTLALLKPFPVGFRTTLQILLAFLAICFHQSISFIAPTDLARYVIYIFSMLFVFLLVLMGIAYRASKFITSILGFWLFPWLFFFLYDEFWEGTIIIIGYCLYSSIEFLEFGSTPSFLGVGTPSSLGVGTPSSLGVGTLSSLIYFSTGLWCWLFISLCRFCIKRYCTCCNS comes from the exons ATGGATGAAAGGTTGAGAACAGCTGCTCGTGCAGGAAATGTTAGTGATGTGTATACATTAATTCAGAGAGATGGAAATGCTTTGAGGTGTTTTGATGAAGTGGAGTTTATCGAAACTCCGCTACACGTAGCTGCAGAAGAAGGATGCATTGGGTTTGCAATGGAGATGATGAACTTAAAGCCATCATTTGCCAGGAAGCTAAACCAACAAGGTTTGAGCCCAATTCACATTGCAGTTAAAAGAGGGTATAAAGAGATGGTGCTACGCTTCCTAGAGATTGATAAAGGTCTTGCTCGTGTGAAAGGGAAGAAGGGTAAGACTCCCTTGCACATCTTAAGTAAAGCTGGAAACCCTGATGGCTTGGTCGATAGGTTTCTTGAGGTTTGTCCCGAAAGCATCAGAAATGTGACAACTACGAATCGTACTGCTTTGCATATCGCTGCAGAAAGGAATAGATTGGATGTTTTCCAAGTTCTAATCGAAACGCTTAAGAAGCAAAACTACTGTCAAGAAGTGATGAACAGGAAAGACGAAGATGGCAACACTGCACTGCACATAGCTGCTATCAATAATCAACCCCAG ATGCTCAAACTACTACTAGAATGCAAAGCTGATAAGCATGAGACCAATGAGGCTGGTTTGACGGCACTGGAGGCAGCGCATCAACAGAACAACATAGAAAGCATTAGCATTCTGCGAGAAGTTTCAAACTTTAGGTATAAGTTGAAGAAACAAATTGACAAGTATGGGTCAAAGGTATCGTCATTAATCTTTGACAATATAGACAATATATCAAGCGAGGACCGCAGTGCCTTACTAGTAGTTTTAGGACTGCTTCTAACAACGACCTACCAAGTCACTCTTAGCCCGCCGGGTGGAGTTTGGCAAGGAGGAGATCGTTTTCAAAATATACCGGGCAAATCAGTCATGGACCAAACCAGCTTTCTTAATTTCTTTGTGCCAACATATGTTGTGTTTATCGCAACGTTTTTTTTAACGTTAGCCCTCCTTAAACCTTTTCCCGTTGGTTTCAGGACAACACTTCAAATACTACTTGCATTTTTGGCAATATGCTTCCATCAGTCAATAAGTTTTATAGCTCCAACAGATTTAGCAAGATAtgtcatttatatattttcgatgctctttgttttcttattggtGTTGATGGGTATTGCTTATCGGGCGTCGAAATTCATCACTTCAATTCTGGGATTTTGGTTATTCCCATGGTTATTCTTTTTTCTGTATGATGAATTTTGGGAAGGAACCATTATAATTATAGGATATTGTTTATATTCCTCGATTGAATTCTTAGAATTTGGTAGTACTCCTTCCTTCTTAGGCGTTGGTACTCCTTCCTCGTTAGGCGTTGGTACTCCTTCCTCGTTAGGCGTTGGTACTCTTTCCTCGTTGATTTATTTTAGTACGGGCTTATGGTGCTGGTTGTTCATTAGTCTATGTAGGTTCTGCATAAAACGATATTGTACATGTTGTAATTCCTGA
- the LOC105799090 gene encoding ankyrin repeat-containing protein BDA1 isoform X2: MDESLRTAARTGNVSDLYSLIQRNGNVLRSFDEVEFMETPLHVAAEEGCIGFAMEMMNLKPSFARKLNQQGLSPIHIAVKKGHKEMVLRFLEIDKDLVRVKGKKGKTPLHLISKVGNPDGLVDRLLEVCPQSIKNVTTRNRTALHIAAEKNRLDSFQVLIRTLKKKDYCQEVVNRKDEDGNTALHIAAINNQPQMLKLLLECKADKHETNEAGLTALEAAHQLNNIESISILRDCFSPRISNFKYKLKKQIGKYVAKASSLIFDDVDNISSEDRSTLLIILGLLLTASFQVTLSPPGGVLQGENFSKSKGAYDADAAGKSVLGLHFKYCLRFSHYASIYQ; this comes from the exons ATGGATGAAAGTTTGAGAACAGCTGCTCGTACAGGAAATGTTAGTGATTTGTATTCATTAATACAAAGAAATGGAAATGTTTTGAGGAGTTTTGATGAAGTGGAGTTTATGGAAACTCCATTACACGTGGCTGCAGAAGAAGGATGCATTGGGTTTGCAATGGAGATGATGAACTTAAAGCCATCATTTGCCAGGAAGCTAAACCAACAAGGTTTGAGCCCAATTCACATTGCGGTTAAAAAAGGGCATAAAGAGATGGTGCTACGCTTCCTAGAGATTGATAAAGATCTTGTTCGTGTCAAAGGGAAGAAGGGTAAGACTCCCTTGCACTTGATAAGTAAAGTTGGAAACCCTGATGGCTTGGTCGATAGGTTGTTGGAGGTTTGTCCCCAAAGTATCAAAAACGTTACAACTAGGAATCGTACTGCTTTGCATATTGCAGCGGAAAAGAATAGATTGGACTCTTTCCAAGTTCTAATTCGAACACTTAAAAAGAAAGACTACTGTCAAGAAGTAGTGAACAGGAAAGACGAAGATGGCAACACTGCACTCCACATAGCTGCTATCAATAATCAACCCCAG atGCTCAAACTACTACTAGAATGCAAAGCTGATAAGCATGAGACCAATGAGGCTGGTTTGACGGCACTGGAGGCAGCGCATCAACTGAACAATATAGAAAGCATTAGCATTCTGCGTGATTGTTTTAGTCCACGAATTTCCAACTTTAAATATAAGTTGAAGAAACAAATTGGCAAGTATGTGGCAAAGGCATCATCGTTAATCTTTGACGATGTAGACAATATATCAAGCGAGGACCGCAGTACCTTGCTAATAATTTTAGGACTGCTGCTAACGGCATCCTTCCAAGTGACTCTTAGCCCGCCTGGTGGTGTTTTGCAAGGAGAAAACTTCTCAAAGTCCAAAGGAGCATATGATGCAGATGCGGCCGGGAAATCAGTCTTGG GACTGCACTTCAAATATTGCTTGCGGTTTTCGCATTATGCTTCCATCTATCAATAA
- the LOC105799090 gene encoding ankyrin repeat-containing protein BDA1 isoform X1, translating into MDESLRTAARTGNVSDLYSLIQRNGNVLRSFDEVEFMETPLHVAAEEGCIGFAMEMMNLKPSFARKLNQQGLSPIHIAVKKGHKEMVLRFLEIDKDLVRVKGKKGKTPLHLISKVGNPDGLVDRLLEVCPQSIKNVTTRNRTALHIAAEKNRLDSFQVLIRTLKKKDYCQEVVNRKDEDGNTALHIAAINNQPQMLKLLLECKADKHETNEAGLTALEAAHQLNNIESISILRDCFSPRISNFKYKLKKQIGKYVAKASSLIFDDVDNISSEDRSTLLIILGLLLTASFQVTLSPPGGVLQGENFSKSKGAYDADAAGKSVLGEDCTSNIACGFRIMLPSINKFHSADSFSSDYYLYSFDVIWSFVGVDGHH; encoded by the exons ATGGATGAAAGTTTGAGAACAGCTGCTCGTACAGGAAATGTTAGTGATTTGTATTCATTAATACAAAGAAATGGAAATGTTTTGAGGAGTTTTGATGAAGTGGAGTTTATGGAAACTCCATTACACGTGGCTGCAGAAGAAGGATGCATTGGGTTTGCAATGGAGATGATGAACTTAAAGCCATCATTTGCCAGGAAGCTAAACCAACAAGGTTTGAGCCCAATTCACATTGCGGTTAAAAAAGGGCATAAAGAGATGGTGCTACGCTTCCTAGAGATTGATAAAGATCTTGTTCGTGTCAAAGGGAAGAAGGGTAAGACTCCCTTGCACTTGATAAGTAAAGTTGGAAACCCTGATGGCTTGGTCGATAGGTTGTTGGAGGTTTGTCCCCAAAGTATCAAAAACGTTACAACTAGGAATCGTACTGCTTTGCATATTGCAGCGGAAAAGAATAGATTGGACTCTTTCCAAGTTCTAATTCGAACACTTAAAAAGAAAGACTACTGTCAAGAAGTAGTGAACAGGAAAGACGAAGATGGCAACACTGCACTCCACATAGCTGCTATCAATAATCAACCCCAG atGCTCAAACTACTACTAGAATGCAAAGCTGATAAGCATGAGACCAATGAGGCTGGTTTGACGGCACTGGAGGCAGCGCATCAACTGAACAATATAGAAAGCATTAGCATTCTGCGTGATTGTTTTAGTCCACGAATTTCCAACTTTAAATATAAGTTGAAGAAACAAATTGGCAAGTATGTGGCAAAGGCATCATCGTTAATCTTTGACGATGTAGACAATATATCAAGCGAGGACCGCAGTACCTTGCTAATAATTTTAGGACTGCTGCTAACGGCATCCTTCCAAGTGACTCTTAGCCCGCCTGGTGGTGTTTTGCAAGGAGAAAACTTCTCAAAGTCCAAAGGAGCATATGATGCAGATGCGGCCGGGAAATCAGTCTTGGGTGAA GACTGCACTTCAAATATTGCTTGCGGTTTTCGCATTATGCTTCCATCTATCAATAAGTTTCATAGCGCCGACTCTTTTAGCAGTGATTATTATCTCTATAGTTTCGATGTTATTTGGTCTTTTGTTGGTGTTGATGGGCATCACTAA
- the LOC128032391 gene encoding citrate synthase, glyoxysomal-like, giving the protein SIVGRDPLIEVAISLEKAALSDEYFIKRKLYPNVDFYSGLIYRAMGFPPEFFTVLFAIPRMAGYMAHWHESLDDPDTKIIRPQQKL; this is encoded by the exons tctattgttGGTCGGGATCCACTTATTGAG GTAGCTATTAGTTTGGAGAAGGCCGCATTATCTGacgaatattttattaagaggAAGCTTTATCCAAATGTTGATTTCTATTCTGGGTTAATATATCG GGCCATGGGATTTCCACCAGAGTTCTTCACTGTGTTATTTGCAATCCCTCGAATGGCTGGGTACATGGCACACTGGCACGAGTCTCTAGATGATCCCGATACAAAGATAATAAGACCCCAACAG AAATTGTGA
- the LOC128032455 gene encoding uncharacterized protein LOC128032455 codes for MNLEVRMKILEDKVDNETINWMMENFKLSVKQQIEAVLTKDELQHLAFLCKSEVDSIGRLTAGILWLLKLEKCAALITESSNSESSLVNLTNIKELKQKLDNMHSLLLQLRVQI; via the exons ATGAATCTTGAAGTTCGTATGAAGATATTGGAAGATAAAGTTGACAACGAAACCATCAACTGGATGATGGAGAACTTTAAACTCTCAGTCAAACAACAG ATTGAGGCTGTTTTAACCAAGGACGAACTTCAACACCTTGCTTTCTTATGCAAATCCGAAGTTGATTCAATTGGTAGGTTAACTGCTGGAATCTTGTGGTTGCTCAAGCTTGAAAAGTGTGCCGCTCTCATCACTGAATCATCTAATTCTGAGTCTTCCCTGGTGAACCTTACTAACATTAAAGAACTTAAACAGAAACTGGATAACATGCATAGTTTACTGCTGCAATTGCGggttcaaatttga